A genomic segment from Streptomyces antibioticus encodes:
- a CDS encoding four-helix bundle copper-binding protein encodes MNAPVKEMLHSYPADLGNVDQDKLARCIEECLACAQACTACADACLSEGMVGDLTKCIRTDMDCADICTATAAVLSRHTGYDANITRALLTACAVACKACADECASHAEMHEHCRICAEACRSCERACNDLMASLG; translated from the coding sequence ATGAACGCGCCCGTCAAGGAGATGCTGCACAGCTACCCGGCCGACCTCGGCAACGTCGACCAGGACAAGCTCGCCCGCTGCATCGAGGAATGCCTCGCCTGCGCCCAGGCATGCACGGCTTGCGCAGACGCTTGTCTCTCCGAGGGGATGGTGGGCGACCTCACCAAGTGCATTCGCACCGACATGGACTGCGCCGACATCTGCACCGCGACCGCCGCCGTCCTCTCCCGGCACACCGGTTACGACGCCAACATCACTCGAGCCCTCCTCACCGCCTGCGCCGTCGCCTGCAAGGCGTGTGCGGACGAATGCGCCTCCCACGCCGAGATGCACGAACACTGCCGCATCTGCGCCGAGGCGTGCCGCTCGTGCGAACGGGCCTGCAACGACCTGATGGCTTCCCTCGGTTGA
- a CDS encoding MFS transporter, whose translation MPTLNPRRWWALGVLAAAQFMVIMDTSIIGVALPEMQRDLGFSQGDLQWVFNAYVIAFGGLLLLGGRLSDLLGARQVFVAGWGVLIAGSVVAAAATTAWVEVAGRAVQGVGGALIAPASMTLLMMLFGHNPKELGKALALYGAAAPAGGTAGVFLGGVFTEWASWPWVFIIYVPIGIATLLATGVLPAVAARRGGGVDVLGAAAVTAGLALTVFAVVRAPETGWGAPQTLVELILGLALLAVFVLIQRSVKSPLMPLAIWRTPGLGVSNLAMALLGAAWIPMWYFLNLYLQQVLGYGAFASGAALLPMTGLLMLLMTTVTARLLGRFGPKPLITGGLLVLAAGLVWLSAARPTGSFVVDVLPASLVAALGMALAYIPTLMSAMAGAPQEQAGLASGIVNTTYQVGSALGLAALTALATSQGAGALGDLPALTDGFSAAFLAAAGIAAAGALATLTLMRGKSQGGSADEAASLGEAAVQPERATN comes from the coding sequence ATGCCAACCCTCAATCCGCGTCGCTGGTGGGCCCTCGGGGTGCTCGCCGCCGCACAGTTCATGGTGATCATGGACACGTCGATCATCGGCGTGGCGCTGCCTGAGATGCAGCGCGACCTGGGGTTCTCCCAGGGTGATCTGCAGTGGGTGTTCAACGCGTACGTCATCGCCTTCGGCGGACTCCTCCTTCTGGGCGGCCGTCTCTCCGACCTGCTGGGGGCCCGGCAGGTCTTCGTGGCCGGCTGGGGCGTCCTGATCGCCGGTTCCGTCGTGGCGGCGGCCGCGACCACGGCGTGGGTCGAGGTCGCCGGACGCGCGGTACAGGGTGTCGGCGGCGCTCTCATCGCACCGGCCTCGATGACCCTGCTGATGATGCTCTTCGGTCACAACCCCAAGGAGCTGGGCAAGGCCCTGGCCCTGTACGGCGCCGCGGCCCCGGCCGGCGGCACAGCGGGAGTGTTCCTGGGCGGGGTGTTCACCGAGTGGGCCAGCTGGCCGTGGGTGTTCATCATCTACGTCCCCATCGGCATCGCCACCCTCCTCGCCACCGGTGTGCTGCCGGCCGTCGCAGCCCGCCGCGGCGGTGGCGTGGACGTCCTCGGCGCTGCCGCCGTCACCGCGGGCCTCGCGCTCACCGTCTTCGCCGTGGTCCGCGCGCCGGAAACGGGCTGGGGCGCCCCTCAGACGCTGGTCGAGCTGATCCTCGGCCTGGCCCTGCTGGCCGTGTTCGTCCTGATCCAGCGTTCGGTGAAGTCACCGCTCATGCCACTCGCCATCTGGCGCACCCCCGGCCTCGGCGTCTCCAACCTCGCGATGGCGCTGCTCGGGGCGGCCTGGATCCCGATGTGGTACTTCCTCAACCTCTACCTCCAGCAGGTGCTCGGCTACGGCGCCTTCGCCTCCGGAGCGGCGCTGCTGCCCATGACCGGCCTGCTGATGCTCCTCATGACCACTGTCACCGCGCGCCTTCTTGGCCGCTTCGGCCCCAAGCCGCTGATCACTGGCGGCCTGCTGGTCCTGGCCGCCGGCCTCGTGTGGCTGTCAGCGGCGCGCCCGACCGGCTCCTTCGTCGTCGACGTCCTTCCCGCCTCCCTGGTGGCCGCGCTCGGCATGGCCCTGGCCTACATCCCGACCCTGATGTCGGCCATGGCAGGCGCCCCGCAGGAACAGGCCGGCCTCGCCTCCGGCATCGTCAACACCACCTACCAGGTCGGGTCCGCCCTCGGTCTCGCCGCCCTGACCGCACTCGCCACCTCGCAGGGCGCAGGGGCACTCGGCGACCTGCCCGCCCTGACCGACGGGTTCAGCGCCGCGTTCCTGGCCGCCGCAGGCATCGCGGCCGCCGGCGCCCTGGCCACCCTGACGTTGATGCGGGGCAAGTCGCAGGGCGGGTCGGCCGACGAGGCGGCCAGCCTGGGTGAGGCAGCAGTGCAGCCCGAGCGCGCCACCAACTGA
- a CDS encoding DUF4396 domain-containing protein, producing the protein MDHSAHRTEEAAHDHAGHAGHVHDAGHAHHAGHVHAGGGTTWSMAAKATLHCLTGCAIGEILGMVIGTALAWGNAPTMVLAIALAFLFGYSFTLYAVRKAGLDWKAAIKVALAADTVSIAVMEAVDNGIIALVPGAMDAHLSEGLFWYALLGGFAVAFLITTPVNKWMIGRGKGHAVVHAYH; encoded by the coding sequence ATGGACCACTCCGCACACCGCACGGAAGAGGCCGCGCACGACCACGCGGGACATGCAGGACACGTCCACGACGCCGGGCATGCGCACCACGCGGGGCACGTCCACGCCGGCGGCGGGACGACATGGTCGATGGCCGCGAAGGCCACTCTTCACTGCCTGACCGGATGCGCCATCGGCGAGATCCTCGGCATGGTCATCGGTACGGCCCTCGCCTGGGGCAACGCCCCGACCATGGTCCTGGCGATCGCGCTCGCATTCCTCTTCGGCTACTCCTTCACCCTCTATGCCGTCCGCAAGGCCGGCCTCGACTGGAAGGCCGCGATCAAGGTAGCCCTGGCGGCCGACACCGTCTCGATCGCCGTCATGGAGGCCGTCGACAACGGGATCATCGCCCTTGTCCCGGGCGCGATGGACGCCCACCTCAGCGAGGGCCTCTTCTGGTACGCGCTCCTCGGCGGTTTCGCCGTCGCCTTCCTGATCACCACTCCGGTGAACAAGTGGATGATCGGCCGCGGTAAGGGCCACGCCGTCGTCCACGCCTATCACTGA
- a CDS encoding DUF2933 domain-containing protein, translating to MKANRNYGLYALAAAIAFVGALALGVPLGTLAWLALVAACPLMMFFMMRGMRDSGGHAGQDSTDKDQLGRHDHPTGPGHT from the coding sequence GTGAAGGCCAACCGCAATTACGGGCTGTACGCACTCGCCGCCGCGATCGCGTTCGTGGGCGCACTGGCACTCGGCGTCCCGCTCGGGACGCTGGCGTGGCTCGCGCTCGTCGCCGCCTGCCCGCTGATGATGTTCTTCATGATGCGCGGCATGCGCGACTCCGGCGGCCACGCAGGCCAAGACTCCACGGACAAGGATCAGCTGGGCAGGCACGACCACCCGACCGGGCCCGGCCACACCTGA
- a CDS encoding TetR/AcrR family transcriptional regulator — MAEPLTRTEKTRRTRLRMIDAAGRLFTQRGWAGTTIDEIARTAEVGVQTVYFTFGNKRALLKEVLDTAVAGDADPVATLDRPWARELLAEPDPATQLRLQAAGACGILERAAPVLEVVRGAAAAEPELAELWQTNLRQRHAVQLHFAQALEAKTPGGLRDGHDAASAADIALTLLGPETYALLVTDRHWTPERWQRWAADSLARQLLP; from the coding sequence GTGGCTGAACCACTGACCCGGACGGAGAAGACCCGGCGTACCCGACTTCGGATGATCGACGCCGCAGGACGGCTGTTCACCCAACGAGGCTGGGCGGGCACGACCATCGACGAGATCGCCCGCACCGCAGAGGTCGGCGTACAGACGGTGTACTTCACCTTCGGAAACAAGCGCGCCCTGCTCAAGGAAGTTCTGGACACCGCCGTCGCAGGCGACGCGGATCCGGTCGCCACGCTCGACCGTCCCTGGGCCCGTGAACTCCTCGCCGAACCCGACCCCGCAACGCAACTACGCCTCCAGGCGGCAGGAGCCTGCGGCATCCTCGAACGAGCCGCGCCAGTCCTGGAAGTCGTACGCGGAGCTGCCGCCGCGGAACCCGAGCTCGCCGAGCTGTGGCAGACCAATCTCCGCCAGCGGCACGCCGTCCAGCTCCACTTCGCCCAAGCCCTGGAGGCCAAGACTCCCGGCGGCCTGCGCGACGGCCACGACGCTGCGTCAGCCGCCGACATCGCCCTGACGCTGCTCGGCCCCGAGACGTACGCCCTGCTGGTGACCGACCGCCACTGGACACCTGAGCGGTGGCAACGATGGGCCGCAGACTCTCTTGCGCGCCAACTCTTGCCCTGA
- a CDS encoding DUF3105 domain-containing protein, producing the protein MSSRSPRDEPGSRHARIEEMRRADRARERRKKITIAVVSAAIVAAAGVGIGYLVSGPSSSEQKQVQGITGEKTWQGLGREHVTRDVSYPMAPPVGGDHHPVWQNCEGNVYGKPVPDENAVHSLEHGAVWVTYTDKARATDVKTLAERVSQTPYTLMSPYSGQTAPITLTAWGRQLNVNDASDSRVAQFFEHYVQGPQTPEPGAPCGGGKSS; encoded by the coding sequence ATGAGTTCCCGCAGTCCGAGAGACGAACCCGGGTCGCGTCACGCGCGAATCGAGGAGATGCGGCGTGCCGACCGGGCCCGCGAACGCCGAAAGAAGATCACCATTGCCGTCGTCTCGGCAGCGATCGTCGCCGCAGCCGGCGTAGGCATCGGCTATCTAGTCTCGGGCCCCAGTTCCTCCGAGCAGAAACAAGTACAGGGCATCACCGGCGAGAAGACCTGGCAGGGCTTGGGCCGGGAGCATGTCACCAGGGACGTCTCCTACCCCATGGCCCCACCCGTTGGTGGGGACCACCATCCGGTCTGGCAGAACTGCGAAGGCAACGTCTACGGCAAGCCAGTGCCCGACGAGAATGCGGTCCACTCGCTCGAGCACGGCGCCGTGTGGGTCACGTACACGGACAAGGCACGTGCCACCGACGTCAAGACTTTGGCCGAGCGTGTGTCGCAAACGCCGTACACGCTCATGAGCCCCTACTCGGGCCAGACCGCGCCGATCACGCTCACGGCCTGGGGCCGCCAGCTGAACGTGAACGATGCCTCCGACTCACGCGTAGCGCAGTTCTTCGAGCACTATGTCCAGGGGCCGCAGACTCCCGAGCCGGGAGCTCCCTGCGGCGGCGGGAAGTCGTCATAA
- a CDS encoding sulfite exporter TauE/SafE family protein — translation MEWWTCLAGVAAGLLIAVVTAPVGVSGAVFLLPVQLSVFGVPSPAVTPTNLLYNVVAGPGALLRYRRGGALGTPLVRLLVVGTLPGVVIGAVIRVFAVPGPAVFRVLVALFLLPLGLWLCWRTLRPVRRVTAEAEPAPHVLVALALGVGIIGGVYGIGGGSLLGPILVGRGVPVARVAPAALTSTFVTSVAGACTYALLSLTGTGAIAPYWLLGLACGLGGLVGGYVGAHLQPRLPESALRLLLGGLATGVGSLYAVQALA, via the coding sequence GTGGAGTGGTGGACGTGCCTGGCCGGCGTCGCGGCGGGGCTCTTGATAGCGGTAGTGACGGCGCCGGTGGGTGTGTCGGGAGCGGTGTTCCTGCTGCCGGTGCAGCTGAGCGTGTTCGGAGTGCCCAGCCCGGCGGTGACGCCGACGAATCTGCTGTACAACGTCGTGGCCGGCCCGGGCGCTCTGCTGCGTTACCGGCGCGGCGGGGCCTTGGGTACTCCGCTGGTTCGGCTGCTGGTGGTGGGCACGCTGCCCGGGGTGGTGATCGGGGCCGTGATCCGCGTGTTCGCCGTGCCGGGCCCAGCCGTCTTCCGGGTCCTCGTCGCGCTCTTCCTGTTGCCCCTCGGCTTGTGGCTGTGCTGGCGAACCCTCCGGCCGGTTCGGAGAGTGACCGCCGAGGCCGAGCCTGCGCCACATGTACTGGTCGCGCTGGCGCTGGGCGTGGGGATCATCGGTGGCGTGTACGGGATCGGCGGCGGGTCACTGCTCGGGCCGATCCTGGTCGGCCGTGGGGTGCCGGTCGCTCGGGTCGCACCCGCGGCGTTGACCTCGACGTTCGTCACCTCCGTCGCCGGAGCGTGCACGTACGCGCTCCTGTCGCTCACCGGCACGGGCGCCATCGCTCCGTACTGGCTGCTGGGTCTGGCCTGTGGTCTGGGTGGGCTCGTCGGCGGCTATGTGGGCGCGCACCTACAGCCACGACTTCCCGAGTCCGCGCTACGACTGCTGCTGGGCGGTCTCGCCACGGGCGTGGGCAGCCTTTACGCGGTGCAGGCCCTTGCCTGA
- a CDS encoding TetR/AcrR family transcriptional regulator → MPKLWNETIETHRREVREAILDATAALVSEHGLRGVTMSQIAETAGIGRATLYKYFPDVEAILGAWHERQISHHLQHLTHVRDEAPDPGTRLEAVLTAYALMTAARGSHDADIAAYLHHGPHVAHAHEHLHGLIRDMIAERAADGDLRADTDPGELATYCLHALSAASALPSEAAVRRLVQLTLAGLRNPR, encoded by the coding sequence ATGCCGAAGCTGTGGAACGAGACGATCGAGACGCACCGTCGCGAGGTGCGCGAGGCGATCCTCGACGCCACCGCCGCCCTCGTCTCCGAGCACGGATTGCGCGGGGTCACGATGTCCCAGATCGCCGAGACGGCGGGCATCGGGCGGGCGACGCTCTACAAGTACTTCCCCGACGTCGAGGCGATCCTGGGTGCCTGGCACGAACGCCAAATCTCCCACCACCTCCAGCACCTCACCCACGTGCGGGACGAGGCGCCCGACCCTGGCACGCGACTGGAGGCGGTGCTGACGGCGTATGCCTTGATGACCGCAGCCCGTGGCAGTCACGACGCCGACATCGCGGCCTACCTCCATCACGGCCCCCACGTCGCCCACGCGCACGAGCACCTTCACGGCCTGATCCGCGACATGATCGCCGAGCGCGCCGCCGACGGTGACCTGCGTGCCGACACCGACCCTGGCGAACTCGCCACGTACTGTCTGCATGCGCTGTCCGCAGCCAGCGCCTTGCCCTCCGAAGCGGCTGTCCGTCGACTCGTCCAGCTCACCCTGGCAGGCCTGCGCAATCCCCGCTGA
- a CDS encoding heavy-metal-associated domain-containing protein, translated as MRPADPGTVLLRIEGMHCSSCVLPIDEEVEEIPGVRSAHTSLRDARTLLQLDRPGAAHADELIAAVERAGY; from the coding sequence GTGAGGCCGGCAGACCCCGGCACGGTCCTCCTCCGTATCGAGGGCATGCACTGCTCCAGCTGCGTACTCCCCATCGACGAAGAGGTCGAGGAGATTCCCGGCGTCCGCTCCGCCCACACATCCCTGCGGGACGCCCGCACCCTGCTCCAGCTCGATCGCCCAGGTGCCGCCCACGCTGACGAGCTGATCGCGGCCGTGGAGCGGGCCGGCTACTGA
- a CDS encoding DUF6153 family protein → MDVQVKRAMKPFGLRSYLLLVLAVLAGLVAMHGLGPGASVPAGAHAAASSHQASAAGHEKAASDAPCHDGCVHAGDPVDGGRGGHAEHADATCAAAGTAGAPVLPAPAVLPGTIDVEAVLAHGIIPDATACGRAPPSLSELQLLRI, encoded by the coding sequence ATGGACGTCCAGGTGAAGCGAGCGATGAAGCCCTTCGGGCTGCGCTCGTACCTGCTCCTCGTCCTCGCCGTACTCGCGGGGCTGGTGGCCATGCATGGCCTGGGGCCGGGCGCTTCCGTCCCGGCGGGCGCCCACGCGGCGGCCAGTTCCCACCAAGCGTCGGCCGCCGGCCACGAAAAGGCCGCCTCCGATGCTCCGTGCCATGACGGCTGCGTTCACGCCGGTGATCCGGTCGACGGCGGACGCGGCGGGCATGCCGAGCACGCCGATGCGACGTGCGCGGCCGCCGGCACGGCCGGCGCACCTGTCCTGCCCGCCCCCGCGGTCCTGCCCGGCACCATCGACGTCGAGGCGGTCCTCGCGCACGGGATCATCCCCGACGCCACCGCCTGCGGACGGGCCCCACCGTCACTGAGTGAACTGCAACTCCTGCGCATATAG
- a CDS encoding SHOCT domain-containing protein yields MMFWYDHDVSGWGWFAMTASMILFWVLIITAAVLLFKALNRPHEHTQAPAPAAPTPEQILGQRLAHGEVDEDEYRRRMAALHTSPPNAP; encoded by the coding sequence ATGATGTTCTGGTACGACCACGATGTCAGCGGGTGGGGCTGGTTCGCGATGACGGCCAGCATGATCCTGTTCTGGGTGCTGATCATCACGGCGGCGGTACTCCTCTTCAAGGCCCTTAACCGCCCCCACGAGCACACCCAGGCCCCCGCCCCCGCCGCGCCCACACCCGAGCAGATCCTCGGCCAGCGCCTGGCTCACGGGGAGGTCGACGAAGACGAGTACCGGCGCCGTATGGCCGCCCTCCACACCAGCCCGCCGAACGCCCCGTAA
- a CDS encoding saccharopine dehydrogenase NADP-binding domain-containing protein: MTTVRSGSAGRVLVVGGYGAVGATVTSTLSGWFPGRVVPSGRDEVKARRLGGVRVDVGDLAGLRQVLDELGDVSAVVLCVEPDDAGVARICLERGIHLVDVGATHRLLEEVTDLHGLAAAAGATAVLSVGVAPGLTNLLARRVNDAVGGAERIDLTVLLGAGERHGTDAVRWTVAGLSTPVTARPQRLSLPGFGVRTAHSFPFSDQHTLRRTLGVPEVTTRLCLDSRPLTAALFALRRAGLLRGARGAHQQQLLTSVFSRVHLGGDRFAVRADAYRGNRHATLALTGQGQSRATGLVAAHVVRALLTQGVPAGVHHVEQLTTLADLPEQLATHGITAVG, from the coding sequence ATGACTACAGTGAGATCAGGTTCCGCAGGACGGGTTCTCGTCGTCGGCGGATACGGAGCCGTGGGTGCGACGGTGACCAGCACGCTCTCCGGGTGGTTTCCCGGCCGCGTCGTCCCTTCGGGACGGGACGAAGTGAAGGCGCGGCGGCTCGGCGGGGTACGCGTGGATGTCGGCGACCTGGCCGGTCTCCGGCAGGTGCTGGACGAGCTGGGTGATGTGAGCGCCGTTGTGCTGTGCGTCGAGCCGGATGATGCGGGGGTTGCCCGGATCTGCCTCGAACGCGGAATCCACCTCGTGGACGTCGGAGCGACCCACCGGCTGCTCGAGGAGGTGACGGATCTGCATGGGCTGGCGGCTGCGGCCGGGGCCACGGCCGTGCTCAGCGTCGGTGTCGCCCCCGGGCTGACCAACCTCCTCGCCCGGCGCGTCAACGACGCCGTCGGTGGTGCCGAGCGGATCGACCTGACCGTACTGCTGGGCGCCGGAGAGCGGCACGGCACCGACGCGGTGCGGTGGACGGTCGCCGGCCTGAGCACGCCCGTCACGGCCCGCCCGCAGCGGCTGTCCCTGCCCGGGTTCGGCGTACGGACCGCCCACTCGTTCCCGTTCTCCGACCAGCACACCCTGCGGCGCACCCTTGGCGTCCCGGAAGTGACCACGCGACTCTGCCTGGACTCCCGGCCGCTGACCGCCGCACTGTTCGCACTACGCCGGGCAGGACTACTCCGCGGCGCCCGCGGGGCACACCAACAGCAGCTGCTGACCAGCGTCTTCAGCCGCGTCCACCTCGGCGGCGACCGCTTCGCGGTACGGGCCGACGCCTACCGCGGCAACCGCCACGCGACCCTGGCCCTCACCGGTCAGGGGCAGAGCCGTGCGACCGGCCTGGTGGCCGCCCACGTCGTTCGCGCCCTCTTGACGCAAGGCGTGCCGGCCGGTGTCCACCATGTCGAGCAGCTGACGACGCTGGCCGATCTGCCGGAACAACTGGCCACCCACGGCATCACAGCAGTCGGCTGA
- a CDS encoding heavy metal translocating P-type ATPase, which translates to MGAVDVTVVVAAVVLIGGLGWYFFGPRRAGAARLEGGLQRVDVTVRGGYSPNLIKVRQGTPLELVFDRQESGECTSRVVFPDLKVSAGLPAHTRTTVRLAPDRPGTFGFACGMNMIHGTLLVEPAEGVTTVDAPHPDGHGTTAPPPSRPARETPPSGPERSAAEAEAADIAERRAEIKDLTRRVAVGAVLTAPVLFAVMAHELFGADWVPGWMLNHWVQLALITPVMFYTGWPIHVTGWLTLRHRAADMNSLITLGTSAAYGYSLLVTAAPAVLPEDVREVYFEAVGVILTLILLGRLLEARAKAGTGEAIRALLGLQARTARVVRDGEETEIPVEEVAVGDEVVIRPGEKIPVDAEVVSGSSAVDESMVTGEPMPVTKRSGDTVIGATVNGTGSLRVRAAKVGADTMLAQIIRLVQAAQASKAPIQRLADAVSAYFVPAVIAIAIATFAIWFTLGPPPALTLALVSAVAVLIIACPCALGLATPLSVMVGTGKGAQAGILIRSAEALETAHTLDSVVLDKTGTVTQGRPVLTDIHTADGFNESELLRLVAAAEEVSEHPLAQAVVTGARERGLTWPAATGFDSVTGKGVRAEASGHTVLVGTRLLLADAGIDTTPLAPHLTRLSTEGKTPVLAGIDGRPAGVLAVADTVKDDSAAAIAALQRLGIEVVMLTGDNARTAAAIASQVGITRVLAEVLPEHKSDEIRRLQDEGRTVGMVGDGINDAPALAAADVGLAIGTGTDVAIEAADITLISGSLTGVVTAIRLSRATMRNIRQNLFFALIYNAVGIPLAAGLLYPLWGIRLSPIIAAAAMALSSLSVVGNSSRLRRWHTTPLPHTPPARTQPRVETPVDHQVAGPSESAPHQALSGGRHRHPDSGRSALEVVDPVCGMHLDPAHAAEHRTTNTGTYHFCSAHCAAAFDAGQAPPDASTASGASTPKPGG; encoded by the coding sequence ATGGGCGCCGTCGATGTCACTGTCGTCGTGGCCGCCGTGGTGTTGATCGGCGGTCTGGGCTGGTACTTCTTCGGCCCGCGCCGCGCCGGGGCCGCCCGGCTGGAGGGCGGGCTGCAGCGGGTGGACGTGACCGTCCGGGGCGGCTACAGCCCGAATCTGATCAAGGTCCGCCAGGGTACGCCGCTGGAGCTGGTCTTCGACCGGCAGGAATCCGGTGAGTGCACCTCCCGGGTGGTCTTCCCCGACCTGAAGGTCAGCGCCGGGCTGCCCGCCCACACCCGCACCACCGTGCGCCTGGCACCGGACCGGCCCGGCACGTTCGGCTTCGCCTGCGGCATGAACATGATCCACGGGACACTGCTCGTCGAGCCCGCCGAAGGGGTGACCACGGTCGATGCCCCGCACCCTGACGGCCACGGCACCACTGCTCCACCCCCGAGCCGACCAGCGCGCGAGACGCCGCCGTCGGGACCGGAGCGGTCGGCAGCCGAGGCGGAGGCGGCGGACATCGCCGAGCGCCGGGCGGAGATCAAGGATCTGACCCGCCGGGTCGCCGTCGGGGCGGTGCTGACCGCCCCGGTGCTGTTCGCCGTGATGGCGCACGAGCTGTTCGGGGCGGACTGGGTGCCGGGGTGGATGCTGAACCACTGGGTGCAGCTGGCACTGATCACCCCGGTGATGTTCTACACCGGCTGGCCGATCCACGTGACCGGCTGGCTGACCCTGCGCCACCGTGCCGCCGACATGAACTCCCTGATCACCCTCGGCACGAGTGCCGCCTACGGCTACAGCCTCCTGGTCACCGCCGCGCCCGCCGTCCTGCCTGAGGACGTGCGCGAGGTCTACTTCGAAGCGGTCGGCGTGATCCTGACGCTGATCCTGCTCGGTCGGCTCCTGGAGGCCCGCGCGAAGGCCGGCACCGGTGAGGCCATCCGCGCCCTGCTGGGCCTGCAGGCCCGCACCGCCCGCGTCGTCCGGGACGGCGAAGAGACCGAGATCCCGGTCGAAGAGGTGGCGGTCGGCGACGAGGTCGTCATCCGGCCGGGCGAGAAGATCCCCGTCGATGCCGAGGTCGTGTCCGGCTCCTCCGCCGTGGACGAGTCGATGGTGACCGGCGAGCCCATGCCGGTGACCAAACGGTCCGGGGACACCGTCATCGGCGCTACCGTCAACGGCACGGGATCCTTGCGCGTACGGGCGGCCAAGGTCGGTGCGGACACGATGCTCGCCCAGATCATCCGCCTCGTCCAGGCCGCGCAGGCATCCAAGGCCCCCATCCAGCGCCTCGCCGACGCGGTCTCCGCCTACTTCGTGCCCGCCGTCATCGCCATCGCGATCGCCACGTTCGCCATCTGGTTCACCCTCGGCCCGCCCCCGGCCCTCACCTTGGCCCTGGTCTCCGCGGTTGCCGTACTGATCATCGCCTGCCCCTGCGCCCTCGGGCTCGCCACACCGCTGTCGGTGATGGTCGGCACCGGCAAGGGCGCCCAGGCAGGCATCCTCATCCGCTCCGCCGAAGCCCTGGAAACCGCCCACACACTCGACTCGGTCGTACTCGACAAGACCGGCACCGTCACCCAAGGCCGACCGGTCCTCACCGACATCCACACCGCAGACGGCTTCAACGAGAGCGAGCTGCTGCGCCTGGTAGCCGCCGCCGAGGAGGTGAGCGAACACCCCCTGGCCCAAGCCGTCGTCACCGGAGCCCGCGAGCGCGGGCTGACCTGGCCGGCCGCGACCGGCTTCGACTCCGTCACCGGCAAAGGCGTACGGGCCGAGGCCAGCGGCCACACCGTCCTCGTCGGAACCCGGCTGCTCCTGGCGGACGCCGGCATCGACACCACCCCGCTCGCCCCGCACCTCACTCGGCTCTCCACCGAGGGCAAAACACCGGTCCTCGCCGGAATCGACGGCCGCCCCGCCGGAGTCCTCGCCGTCGCCGACACCGTGAAGGACGACTCCGCGGCCGCCATCGCCGCCCTGCAACGCCTTGGCATCGAGGTCGTCATGCTCACCGGCGACAACGCCCGCACCGCCGCCGCGATCGCCTCCCAGGTCGGCATCACCCGCGTGCTCGCCGAGGTGCTGCCCGAGCACAAGTCCGACGAGATCCGCCGCCTGCAGGACGAAGGCCGCACCGTCGGCATGGTCGGCGACGGCATCAACGACGCCCCTGCACTGGCCGCCGCCGATGTCGGCCTGGCGATCGGAACGGGCACCGATGTCGCTATCGAAGCCGCCGACATCACACTCATCTCCGGCTCCCTCACCGGAGTGGTCACCGCGATCCGCCTGTCCCGCGCCACCATGCGCAACATCCGGCAGAACCTGTTCTTCGCCCTGATCTACAACGCCGTCGGCATCCCCCTCGCCGCCGGACTCCTCTACCCCCTGTGGGGCATCCGCCTCAGCCCGATCATCGCCGCCGCGGCCATGGCGCTGTCCTCCCTGTCCGTCGTCGGCAACTCCTCCCGCCTGCGCCGCTGGCACACCACCCCGCTCCCCCACACCCCACCGGCCCGCACCCAGCCCCGCGTCGAAACCCCCGTCGACCACCAGGTGGCCGGTCCTTCGGAATCCGCGCCCCATCAGGCACTCAGCGGCGGGCGACACCGGCATCCAGACTCGGGCCGGTCGGCCCTCGAGGTCGTGGACCCCGTGTGCGGCATGCACCTGGATCCGGCCCACGCCGCGGAACACAGGACGACCAACACAGGCACCTACCACTTCTGCTCCGCCCACTGCGCTGCCGCGTTCGACGCTGGCCAGGCCCCACCGGATGCTTCAACGGCCAGCGGCGCCTCCACCCCGAAGCCCGGAGGATGA